DNA sequence from the Cucumis melo cultivar AY chromosome 6, USDA_Cmelo_AY_1.0, whole genome shotgun sequence genome:
atttcttcagtaggggctcagcGTTGCAACCTCTtcctagggtaagtcatttcaactgaattttgaaccgttagtcgtgggtgacttaattacgaattttggcgtattaaacagttaggacctcgttgcttggaaagcacgcTTTCCTCGCGGTTAGaactcgccaagtaaatctccaggtaagagatttctactactagctccatgtttagaattatgaggtcacgtataccttcaattgtgcatgttgaggactagactgtacgatgcatgaaattaaTGATAGTATGGTGCGATTGATGATAcagttatattatagcatgatgttgtgatgacaagaactgttatggctgtacaacggtgtcgagatggagagtgtaatgatgatttatctgttatgttatatgatgatgccatgtgtatgtatactgcgattagggtacctgttagcttaacctgttagagtcgtacctgcatgggtgtccttcgggatcaccacctatttaggactgtgcggtccgacgggacactAGTCTAgaatggatatagatatgactcgagtgactcgacggggtcctcgcatcccgattgtcctaggtgtcccccggggcaccgaagaccagagttacgttcctacgggagcgcatgttgcacgtgttcgggaacgtgccagagattgggtaccagttacaggactttgacaggaagctaacaggcacctagtgggactagtagtgggtcccttactgagtattttatactcactctcttcatgtcatgttttcaggtagaggacgaggcaagggcaaaggcaagctggcgagcgacccgaagtgaccgtggcgagccatagggactcctgcttctgcttattcttgtttttgactttagtacctgagtttgagtattcttcattatttaccatcttttatgtagatagggcccgagtaggactttagaacgcatttcatttttttgcataactaccttgtttggattctcataaataaaatttctcaaaccttatgcgttttactaaattttatgacttaaaccacttgttctatatttagtaatgacttcgattcagtataaggagttgggtcgttacaattttctACTAGAGTTAAACTAAGGGTTCAAAATCCATCTTAAGATTGAAGAATTTATCACCAACACCAAAACAAAGAATTAGAGGAACTAATCCCTCAAACACTCTTGTCGTGCTATCTACAGGGTTGGATCTTTGTGAGCCATAAGGGTCTAGAACAGATCCGAACAACTCATAACAACTTCATGATTACTACAATATTACAAGAAGGAATATGACAAATATTAATGCCACACTTACAACACAGAAGACAAACATTCAACTAAACTATCTTTGTCTTGCCAATACTCTACATCATTACTTTCAAGAGATAAAGTGACACAGATAATTTAGGTATTCAATAACATTTGTTCGTAAAACAAACTAATTGGCTATATAAATCTGAAAGccttaaagaaaacaaaacgaTGAATTGTAATCTACAACATCATACAAAGCCCTAGCTCTGACCAATTCCTCACATTAGGTAGTAACCTTTTCTAATAGAGGCCAATAGTTTGTATATGATAGTTTACCCAAGATAAAAAGGAAGCCAAGAAATCGTGTAGTAAGACAAGCCAATGAAAAAACCATGAACAATGAAAGCCTTTCAACCTTATTTAGAGCCATGCTAACACAAAACAACACACTTTTTCCATCATTAGCAATAAGGTTAAATAATCCTTTGAAATTGACTTAAACCAATATGCATAAAGAAGAGCGATGCATAGTCCCCAACGTAACACTAAAAATTATCAAGTTATCAATAAAACAAAGGTGAATGAGCCTGACCTAATCATAATTAAAGGTGTACATGGTTTGGTTTAATCTAattttgataaaagaaaaagaaagtcgACAAGTAAACTGAACTTAACAATTTTGAAATGTCTTAAAccaaaaaattgaaagtttcaTTTCAAATGATTTGGTTAGTTTTACCGATTTTTTCTTATATGCATAAAAGCTTGATGTGGAAGGGTTGAGAAATAAGTGGAGAATTGAGGTACAAAACCTACCTAAAGACTTCAAGTAAGCAATGAAGAAGCTCTGAACAAAACAGAGGTGAGCGAAGAAGTGATGAATTAATGCATGAAGGTTGCAGCGGAGAAAGGAAGATAAAAATGGAGGCGTGGAGTGAGAGAGGTGGTGGCCTAAACTTTTGGTATAGTACAAGAACAGCAAAATGGTTAAAGATAGAATATTGTCCTCTTAATATCAAATGCTCGAATTTAATTTAACTACTCTTAAGTCATGCTGCTTTTTTTATTCAAGGGATGAAAATTAAGTGAATgatgaatatatatttttattcaagGGATGAAAAGCAAAATGGTGGCAATcaactttaattttattaatataactatatttgcaagatgaataaaatatattttgatttcCTTCCCTTAAATAATTGGTTTTATTGTCTTAACCAATTTGGAAAAAAGTCAAATCATTTCAACAACAATAAAGAGTTAAAATAGATCCCAAGATGTTTCGATAAGTACTCGAGTATTAGTCTTTTTTTAACTCTTTAGGTATATTCAATACATATTTATTACACATAATGTATATAATTTTGCAtttatcaatattcaatatatatatatatatatatatataaagttttgGAATCAAATTACAATAAATCAAAGATTAGCTTTTGCATAGAGATAATGcattttaatttggttaaatttaatttgttattcAATGATAGCAACTTGGCAACTCTCCCATTCCCATCCTCTCTTACAaagatctctctctctctctctctctctctctcacacacacacacacacacacatttcACTTCCACATCCCCTAATTTCACAAACCCTAATTCCTCTTCCCCCTCTTCCATGGCGGACTCCGACAACGACTCCGGCGGTGGTTACCAGAAATCCCCATCTCCACGTGAACACGACAGACTCCTCCCGATCGCCAACGTCGGCCGGATCATGAAGAAAGCTCTCCCTGGTAACGCCAAGATCTCAAAAGACGCCAAAGAAACCGTTCAAGAATGCGTCTCCGAGTTCATCAGCTTCGTCACCGGTGAAGCATCCGACAAGTGCCATAACGAGAAACGAAAAACTATCAACGGCGACGATTTGCTCTGGGCCATGGCTACCTTAGGGTTCGAAGACTATGTGGATCCTCTCAAGCTTTATCTCCAACGGTTTCGAGAAATTGAAGGCGAGAGGACAACGCTTGCCTCACGTGACTCCGCCGCCTCCTCCGCTCCGAACTCCGCCGCAGCGGGGAATAGTGGGTTTTTCGACGGCGGTGGGGAATTTGGGGGTGGGATGGGGATGGGGATGGGGATGGGGATGGGGATGGGAATGACGATGGCGATGCCTCCGAATGTTTATGGTTCTGATGGGCCGCGTTGGGATGGGCCTGGGTTTAGTACTACGGGTAGGCCCAGGTAGGTGGGCCATATCGACCCATTGGGTTTTTATTGGGCCCAGTACTATACACTGCTACAACTACAACATTCATTACGACGGCGACGGGATATTCGAAATCTCCACTTTATCCTCCGTAAAATGAAGATGTGTAGCTGAGGGAAGGtgaccttttttatttttatttttattttattttttttttaattttataaaaagatATTGTGACgcagataaataataataataacaatagaTGAATTTAATGttgtattttcattttaataaatatgcattttatagtttttataacaattataattatggtgaattgttttctctctctctctctctctctttttttttttgttggtttgtgactaattatatatttcattttgttAACTTTTAAGTTAAGTCTAACATTAGGCTCCCAtggttttaattattattattattttgctaTCTCAAGAGCAATGGTTACCCATAAAAGATTGTAAAATATAGGTTAGGTTATTGAAATTTCAAGTGAATGTTTGAAATTTTGGTAAAATATATGTGGGAATTGAATAGTTGTACAAAAAGTAAAGCAAGCAAAAATATTTTCATGAAAAGATTCCGTAACTTCTTTACGttatggagaaaaaaaaaattggtgcATTAGATACTCAAACTCCATCTAATTCAGTTTTGCCACTAAAAATATGCCTTGCTAAATCCAGTAAACTTTTTGAAGCAATTTAATTCAACTCAATTCTGTAGTTCATAACTTAACTTTAAACATACATAAACAAATTGAATTTTGCATTTTAGACATAAACATAGTTACTCCATATGCATGTAAAACTAACGTAATCTAGTTTGAGTTGGAGatataactttttaaaatacatgGACTAAGGTTTAGTTTGAAACGATTGTGATGTCAATTGTACTTTGGTATAAACCTAGTAtttggtaaattttattttaaacaaaaaatttaaaaccatATGATAATGTTCGGTAAACGCAAGTTGCAAACGAATATAGAAATCCTTATCTTTCGTAAGTAAATTTATTCAACTTTGCATAAATAAATCACTCTCATTGATACTAAAATTTGGACAAGGAGAAgcgtattttgttagaataaaatactttaaatctatataatagaTTAACCAAGATCCTTCATACAAAGGGTTTTGGACGTTGTTCACATGATCTGTCATACCTACCATAGTATTTACCACCACGATTAGACTTGATAGAGTTAATTTTCTTTCCAAGTTGAAGTTCAACTTCAGCTTTAAAAGACTTGAAAACATCCAAAGATTGAGACTTCTTATGAATTAAATATAGGTACCCATATCTTGAACAATTGTCTATAAACGTAATAAAGTATTGCTGTCTATTCCAAAAAGCCGTAAGGAATGGGCCTGTATTAGTTCTAAGACATCTGAAACATCTGTTGGTACCTAATTTTCTTATGTTTGTCTTTTTTCCTTTAATACATTTCATACAAACTTCAAATTTGCTTAAATCAAAGGAAGGGAATCAAGAATTCCATTTCACATAAGTCTCTAAATTCTCTGTTTAGAGATGTGACATAAATGCTTGCGTCACAACATAGCAGAATTCTTATTTAATTTACACTTTGTACCACATGATTTAGACAACATGACTTTGTTAGATGAAGCATAAGTACCAATAAGTTTGGAGTTTTGAAAAAGATTAACTTTATTATTTCCAAGAgaacaagaaaaaccaaatTTGTCAAAATTGGAAATAGATAGTAAGTTCCATCTAAATAACGATACAATAAAAGTCTCATTCAAATCCAAAAAAATAACTAGTTTTTAAAAGTAATCTAAAATTGCCAATAGGTTCAACTTCAACTGCTTTGCAATCGCCCACATAGATGAATCTTTCAACTTCATTTGACGGTCAACTCTACAAGCAACCCTGCATTGATATACTTAGGTGAGTAGTAGCACCAGAATCTACCCATCAAGTATCTGTAGGTATAGCAGAACAAACCAAAGTAAGAAGTTTATCCTTCTTTACATGCCATTTGGCGTACTtgggacaatctttcttgagatgatttttctttttgcagAAGAAACAAGGATTCTCCATAGCTTGTTTCTTATTCTGTTGATATGTCCCTTCTACAGTATCCGTaggtttccttttcttcttaccactacaagaaaatatgTATTTCCTAAGTAATGTGTAGAAGAAACAAGGATTCTCCACAACATGGACGTCAGGATAAGTAATGTTGGGAAAAAGACTTCTCCCGACACCATAGAATCTACATCGGGAAAGGTTGACAATTTCGACACGATATAAGGCGACATTGGTATAAGGTAATTTAATAAAAAGTTATAAACTTCTCACGACATCATGCATAACGGCGTTGGAAAAAGTTAATAATTTTTGTAATGTATTTAACTTCTCTCTCGATGCCATGCATAACGGCGTCGGGAGTTCCtctttaaaatcaaattttcaTATCTGTGTGCAACCGAAAAACGAGAGAGAGAAGGATTTCAGACTtctgaaagagaaagaagattcCCATCATTGTCCATCGTCCAGTCTTCACGTCAAACTCCGTCGTCCGGTCTTTGCATTCGTCTCTACCCCCCCTTGTCAACAGCCAAACTTCGTTCTTCATTCAGTCTTCATCGTCAAACCCCTTGTTGACAGTAAGCCAAACTATGTTCATTAATTTGTTGTGGATTTGTTGTtggttgtgtaaattttgtttttattttgttgattatgttgttattgatttatttttattattctttatggTCTCAGTTCTCCCTTCTGGTTCGGTGCAACCACCGCCCACTATCTCTTCCagttagtttttttatttaagtTAGCTTTTTGCTCTAAAATCCTAAATCCTACTTCTAATTTTGCCTTCGCTTTGCTAATTTTTTCATTCGTTTACTTGATCTTGTTCTCGCTCGGTTTTGCAAAAAGAATACCTTCCATTTAATAATGGaaggtattttttttaaaaaaaaaatagaggatcTCCCGACACTATATTATAGAATCAAAATATCGATTCTAACCTATACCAAAGTTGAACACATGAGTatgtaaaaatatttatgaaaataattattaaaaatgaagTCTTATGGATATAGTTCTAAAATATGGTAAAATTCCAAACGGGTATCCATTTACTTGGTTTTTGAGACACAATCACATGCAAAGCACAAAACACCAAACATTcctttatttaaaagaaaaaagattattAAAAGAACCGACAGATGTTCACGAGAGCCTCCTTTCaattttttacaatattaataataattaatttcaaagtGACCGTCTGTACCAGTAACCCTCTGCCATGTAACGACTAGTTTACCCGTGATAGCCGGTCCCATCTCCCCCAACGGTCACTTTTTCCTTTCCGTCCTCTTCTTCCGTTTTTCTCTTCACAACTATTAAcgttcagttttttttttctcaaaccTTCCCCTTtctctcatatatatatatatatatatatttcaccGTTCACTTTTCACATTCATCCCCAATTCCGATCATTCATATTTCCCTCCGCCGGCCAAATAACAGAGAGAAATCCCCGGCCAATATATAGCATGGGCAACTTTGCTCTGTTTACTGTTCTGTTTTTTCTTTCCCCATTTATTGGCCTCGTTTTCGCTTACGATTCGCCTGCCGCCTCCCCAAAACCCCCTAAAACGGCTCATTCTCCATCTCCGGCGCATTCTCCGGTTGTTTCGCCGCCGAGTCGCTCTTTATCTCCGTCTAAATCCCCGACTGCTTCTCCACCGATGTTAACTCCGGAAATATCTCCGACATTGGCTACCCCACCATCTGTAGCGCCCTCGAAGGCCCCGGCAGCGGTACCTATTTCTTCGCCGAGTGAAAATTCTCCGGTTTCGTCCCCGCCGTCTCCTCTCCCTTTCGATGCTTCTCCGGTTGGGGCTCCAGTGGAACCAGAAATTCCCGCAAATCCGATTTCTGGAGGGTCTCCGGTCGGGACGCCGTCAATATTTCCGTCGAGTAGCAGCCCACCGATGGCTACTCCGACAAACTTAGCTCCGGAAACGGCGGAGCGGCCTGGAAACGACGCGTCGGCGTCAGGAAGGTACAAGATCGGGGTGGAGGTTATGTTGAGTGGGCTTTCTATTTGGGCTGCTTGGGCCTTTTGAAATTAGGCACATATGTTTAAATTTTGATGATTGGCTGTTTTGTGTTTCTAACAATTGTTTTGAGATTATATTGTATTCTTTTTTTGACTCATTATGTGGGGTTCttctttttattcaattttattaTATGAATATAATGTTTTTGGTATATTTGAGGGTTATCAAAATAATAGTAATCTGTTTTATTGCTTAAAAgaacaccaaaaaaaaaaaaaaaattagtccAACTCATTTCTCGAATAAATCTTAAAGATTGTCCCTAAAGTAGAGTAATAGTTGTAGTGTTATAtctttaaactttcaaatttgaaaattaaatttttcaAGTATACGTAATAAGTATAATGattcaattttattcattttgtgAATCTATTTTTTACGATTATTGTAAGTTTCAAGGAcactaaattattattattaaaagtttgAGACCatcttcaaataataataataataataaaaagtctGAGAATGTAATTAACATGAGAACTAGTAAATAAAATTGAtctaagtttttatttttgaatatttctaaagtataaatttaatttgaataaaGTAATTTTAAGgaaatgatttaaataaaaagtaataaGATTATGAtatgtaaataataaaaatgattagAAAAAGGGAAACATTGaaaattgttacaaatttaTGATATGTTAAATGAATGAGAAGAAAATTATTTCAAAAGGATCCAAATCAAAATTATACCTAATGAATAATTATTGGTAAATGAATGAGAAGAAAGGGTCTAAAACCcaaatacattttcaaaaattagATACCTTTGAGAATGCTTTTAAACACAATAGAGAGAATTTGGAACGCTGATTTGAGTTATTAAGTTTGAAGTTGTTTAATCTTAAGCGAGGTTGAATAATATGTGTTTAAACGCAGAGTCTGTTTGATTAgaatttaatttatgttttgAAGTATACGAAGATTTcatatgaaaattttaagtGATCTTACACTAGTTTTTTATTTGTGTTTTTAATATTTGAGATAAAAGTTTAGAATAtatccaaaatttaaatataaagtaaatgtttagttgaaagaaaattttaagaaaagcACATTAGATTTTTTATTTGGGTGAAACAAAAACTATATATGATATGAGTACAAAACTAGAAAAAGGCAAAGTGTTTGCAGTCAAAACCAGAAGAAATAAAGCTAAAGTAAGCTAATTGTATAATACTTGAGTACATTTCGAACATCAATTATTTTTGTGCATCCCTTCTAACCATTCACGTAAAAAAGAATACAAATTTCATAAAACAATTCGACAGTTTAATAGAATGCAAAGAAATAAGTGATGCTCGAATTGTACCtgatatatttttcatatta
Encoded proteins:
- the LOC107990970 gene encoding arabinogalactan protein 1-like gives rise to the protein MGNFALFTVLFFLSPFIGLVFAYDSPAASPKPPKTAHSPSPAHSPVVSPPSRSLSPSKSPTASPPMLTPEISPTLATPPSVAPSKAPAAVPISSPSENSPVSSPPSPLPFDASPVGAPVEPEIPANPISGGSPVGTPSIFPSSSSPPMATPTNLAPETAERPGNDASASGRYKIGVEVMLSGLSIWAAWAF
- the LOC103491025 gene encoding nuclear transcription factor Y subunit B-3-like, translated to MHFNLVKFNLLFNDSNLATLPFPSSLTKISLSLSLSLSHTHTHTHFTSTSPNFTNPNSSSPSSMADSDNDSGGGYQKSPSPREHDRLLPIANVGRIMKKALPGNAKISKDAKETVQECVSEFISFVTGEASDKCHNEKRKTINGDDLLWAMATLGFEDYVDPLKLYLQRFREIEGERTTLASRDSAASSAPNSAAAGNSGFFDGGGEFGGGMGMGMGMGMGMGMTMAMPPNVYGSDGPRWDGPGFSTTGRPR